The Dreissena polymorpha isolate Duluth1 chromosome 10, UMN_Dpol_1.0, whole genome shotgun sequence genome includes a region encoding these proteins:
- the LOC127847641 gene encoding complement C3-like, which yields MGIISILLFAACLSSVKGNYQYVLAPNVIRLENEETLLVGILGNGANQKVTVYFEYLDRKISEKTTTIKDAAHPVEVMVKVTADDLFKDIDASPKFRERPKFIKLVCNGPNGIQTRDIALSFTSGYLIVQTDKPLYNPAQPVYVRVLAMDESMRPIKDKQLAIELISPTNMTVGRVNFEPGKSQNGFYKGEFELPPFPDFGTWTIKAKLGGKSETYAIAPIEVREFVLPTFGVDITTDTENKCILPNQENIGVTVSATYVYGKTVEGIAGLDINIRKKGDVSDPKRVVTMGRQKLRNGKAFFTVDVKKLVQGLGGQFPAEAVLELSSTVYESATGKEETGADDYIMFVNCPFKFEFSRSKTTYRKGFTYYMQIDMLHADGRPAQEMDFVIEVDGKQTRRKTRKDGQYLEQISSIQSGIIKVFAPGFEKFATELVLKPYTGASQIVVEKVEMEGSSFIRAYTDINMDQVAQYTGILTLITSRGKIVKTVYSPPMRDSSFKLEPDDEEKMSPVGRVFAFYVNNNQLIADSSFFRLQAKCRAQLELQPHTVIVKPGDAANLTVKGPSGMWVGFNVIDKALLLLNNENILKEDKIFKEMEARDLGCGAGGGTNSEEIFKNAGLTILTNANVDAKLIQRETTECDAKKRNRRSVPEENGCYYGANPVCCKGGEQYAFDVIHEYEVDKAHNLKPDIAEPVPYIVCYSKAKTLAETHQEKVPSKCPMAFFEACVVTMTAELSTSDDARGRSIFSDQDQYAKDVSALAGFGFQLKVRKHFETSFFFEEHMISGKELTTSIKFRDSITKWSLQAIGITENTGACIATPKEVSAFKEFFIQVDLPYKVSRKEHFNVKVTVFNYINKDMNARVYLKGIRGLCYGSLPGEQSPTTARYRACEWR from the exons GTATACTTTGAATATCTGGACAGGAAGATctccgaaaaaacaacaacgataAAAGATGCAG CACATCCTGTcgaggtcatggtcaaggtcaccgcAGATGACCTCTTCAAAGACATCGACGCCAGTCCAAAATTCAGAGAAAGACCTAAATTTATCAAATTGGTATGCAATGGACCAAATGGGATTCAGACCCGGGATATTGCTCTTAGTTTCACATCCGGTTATCTGATCGTACAGACGGACAAACCTCTGTACAATCCTGCTCAGCCAG TATATGTTCGAGTTCTCGCAATGGACGAATCTATGAGGCCAATCAAGGACAAGCAATTGGCAATAGAATTGATA AGCCCCACAAATATGACTGTAGGCAGGGTGAACTTTGAACCTGGtaaaagtcaaaatggcttctACAAAGGAGAGTTTGAGCTTCCACCGTTTCCGGATTTTGGGACATGGACGATCAAAGCTAAACTTGGAGGAAAG TCGGAGACGTATGCCATTGCTCCTATTGAAGTACGCGAATTTG TTCTTCCTACCTTTGGGGTAGATATTACAACGGATACGGAAAACAAGTGCATACTGCCAAATCAGGAAAATATTGGAGTTACAGTTTCAGCCAC ATACGTTTACGGCAAGACAGTGGAAGGGATTGCAGGACTCGATATCAACATCCGGAAGAAGGGGGATGTGTCGGACCCAAAACGTGTTGTTACCATGGGGAGACAGAAG CTTCGTAATGGCAAGGCATTCTTCACGGTCGATGTAAAGAAACTAGTGCAAGGTTTAGGGGGACAGTTTCCTGCGGAGGCCGTGTTAGAACTGTCGTCAACTGTTTATGAGTCGGCAACAGGAAAGGAAGAGACGGGAGCAGATGACTACATAATGTTTGTAAACTGTCCTTTCAAGTTTGAATTCTCGCGTTCAAAGACTACATACCGGAAAGGCTTCACATATTACATGCAg ATTGACATGCTACACGCAGACGGTCGACCTGCTCAAGAGATGGATTTCGTTATTGAAGTTGATGGTAAACAAACACGCAGAAAGACAAGAAAAGATGGTCAATATTTGGAACAAATCTCATCTATACAAAGCGGCATCATTAAG GTATTTGCCCCGGGGTTTGAAAAGTTTGCAACCGAGTTGGTCCTGAAGCCGTATACTGGAGCCAGTCAAATTGTCGTCGAGAAAGTAGAAATG GAAGGTTCCTCATTCATTCGAGCCTACACAGACATCAACATGGACCAAGTTGCCCAGTACACGGGTATACTAACGCTG ATAACATCTCGTGGTAAAATTGTGAAGACAGTATACTCTCCGCCGATGAGAGATTCATCGTTCAAGTTGGAGCCAGACGATGAAGAGAAGATGTCACCAGTTGGCCGAGTGTTTGCTTTTTATGTGAATAACAACCAGCTTATTGCGGACTCTTCCTTTTTTCGCTTACAGGCAAAATGCCGAGCACAG CTTGAGCTACAACCGCATACAGTCATCGTGAAGCCAGGAGATGCGGCCAACTTGACTGTGAAGGGTCCCTCTGGAATGTGGGTGGGGTTCAATGTCATTGACAAAGCGTTGCTGCTACTGAATAACGAAAACATTCTAAAGGAAGATAAG ATCTTTAAGGAAATGGAAGCTCGTGACCTGGGTTGTGGCGCAGGAGGGGGAACGAACAGTGAAGAAATATTCAAG AACGCGGGTTTAACAATTCTGACAAATGCTAATGTGGATGCTAAACTAATACAAAGAGAGACAACTGAATGCGACGCTAAGAAACGAAACCGACGCTCTGTGCCTGAGGAAAACG GTTGTTATTATGGTGCTAACCCAGTGTGTTGCAAGGGAGGCGAACAATATGCCTTTGATGTAATACATGAGTACGAAGTGGACAAGGCGCATAATTTAAAACCGGACATAGCGGAACCCGTACCATATATTGTATGCTATTCAAAGGCAAAGACACTGGCCGAAACGCATCAAGAAAAGGTGCCATCCAAATGTCCAATGGCGTTTTTCGAGGCTTGCGTTGTCACGATGACGGCTGAACTGAGCA CGTCCGATGATGCCCGCGGCAGATCGATATTCAGTGACCAAGATCAATATGCAAAGGACGTCAGTGCGTTAGCAGGATTTGGATTTCAATTGAAAGTTCGAAAACACTTCGAAACATCGTTCTTTTTCGAAGAACATATGATAAG tgGTAAGGAATTAACCACGTCCATAAAATTCAGGGACTCCATTACCAAGTGGTCACTTCAAGCCATAG GTATAACTGAGAACACGGGCGCCTGCATCGCAACTCCTAAAGAAGTCAGTGCATTCAAAGAGTTTTTTATTCAAGTTGATCTGCCCTACAAAGTATCACGAAAGGAACATTTCAACGTCAAAGTGACCGTgttcaattatattaataaagaTATGAAC GCTCGTGTTTATCTGAAAGGCATAAGAGGTCTTTGTTATGGCTCCTTACCCGGCGAGCAGTCTCCCACCACAGCTCGTTACCGTG CCTGCGAATGGCGCTAA